GCTCGTGCCATGACCTCCGCCAATCCCTAAGCCTTGTCGTTGACCCAATGTATAGTACATCAGTCCGTCGTGCGTACCGATGACTGCTCCATCTACGGTCTCAATATTTCCTGGTTTGGCAGGTAAGTAGTTTTGCAGGAACTCGCGGAAGTTGCGCTCCCCAATAAAGCAGATCCCAGTACTGTCCTTCTTTTTCGCTGTATAAAGTCCTGCTTTCTCTGCAATCTCCCTTACTTGCGGTTTCGGAAGATGACCGATCGGGAACATCGTTTTGGAAAGCTGTTCTTGGCCCAGTACATTCAAGAAGTAAGTCTGATCCTTGTTGTTGTCAGCGCCGCGAATCAGCTTGTACTCGCCATCGATGTACTTGACCTGCGCGTAATGGCCGGTAGCAATATAATCCGCCCCCAGATCCATGACCTTGGCGAGAAGCTCACCGAACTTGATTTCACGGTTGCACATGACATCCGGATTCGGTGTACGTCCTCGTTTATATTCATCCAAGAAATACTGGAATACCTTGTCCATGTATTCTTTTTCAAAGTTTACCGTGTAATATGGAATGCCGATCTGTTCACAGACGCGCCGGACATCCTGGAAGTCTTCTTCCGCCGTGCAGTGGCCGAATTCATCGGTATCATCCCAGTTTTTCATGAAGATGCCGATGACGTCATATCCCTGTTGCTTAAGCAGGTAAGCCGTCACGGAGGAGTCGACTCCGCCGGACATGCCGACAACGACGCGTGTATCTTCTGGTCGCTTCATAAGTCTTTCTCCTCTTATTCAATTTGTCCCCTTACAGATTACCATGTTTCGCAAAACAAATCATGTTTTGTTGCACTTTTGCCCGATAGAATGAAAAAACGCCTGACGCATAGGTGGCGCCAGACGTTTGATAGCAAGGTTATGCCTGCGAAGATTCATCCTTGATTTCCGCGCGATATCCCTCGATGCTTTCTTCACGACGCTGATTTTTCGCTTCGAGGGTTGATTTTTCCTCTGCAGAAATCTCTCCAGCATGAGCCGTCAGGTAATCTTCGGACTCACGAATGTTCTCTTCCGTATTGGAAATCATCTGTTGAAGTTTTTCTGCGTTGTCAGAACGGTCATCCGGCTTCGCCATAATCGATACGCCTCCTACAAAGGGTTATATTCAACACCTTTACCATTGTGCGCCAATCATGGTTTCTTTATGTACCCGTGTTATAATAGAAGAAACGGATTAAACGAAAAAGAGGGTTTCACCTATGGCTTCCTTAGATTTGTTGGAAAGAAAGCTGCTTCGGATCATCTCTGATACAGATCCAGTCCGCCTGAAACGTCAATGGGTGAAGGGACAAAAGGTACCGGAATCCGAAGTGGAACAGCGCATGCGAATCGATCTTCTCTTGCGCAGACTCGACAAGCTCCCTGAGGCTAAGCGCCAAGAAGTGCTTGCGCTACTCAAGTGGTTTAGCTGGTAGAAGATTAGCGGATGGACGTTCCCAGACGCCACTGATCGTCTATCCGATTCATTTTCTTTATATCCACAATCGCATCATGATTCAGCGGTCCATAGATGTGTGGATACAGCAACCCGTCCTTCGCAGCCTCGTATTTGACTTCCGAAGTCGTTTTTGTTTCATCGACAACGAGTACATACAACTCCTCGTCAAACTGTGCATAGACGCGGTTTGCTACCTTTTCAAGCAGCTCGTCACCTTTCGTCGCGTGAATAAAGCCTTCCTGCTCGTAATCGCGCGGCAAGTAGTGATCCTTGTCCATCCACTTTTCCCAGTATGCTTTTGGCACCATGCAGTAAATAATATTGTCTTGCATGTTTCTCCTCCGGTTTCGATTATTTTTTTGGCATTGCTTTGTTTAGGTGACGCATAGCTTTATCATAGAACATCTGCTCCATTCGTCCCTGATCATATCGCCATTGAACGAAGTTACGCAGAGAGTGCAAATCCACCCAGGCATCCTTTGCTTGCGGATCGCGGTCAGGTACCTCACCCGTTATTTCACCATCGTAGACAAGCTTCGCCATCTCAGTTGGATGCATACCGATCTGATAAGCGATTTGGTGCAATGCTATTTTCATGGAATCTCCCCTTGCTGTTCAAGGATACATCTTCTCTTCCGTCTATTGTCTATTGTGCCAGTCTTTTCGAATGATGCCAAGCCCCTAGCCCTACTCCCAAAGGATGTACCTTCCTCCCTTGCGTTTTGCTACAATGAACAGAGAATTTTAAGGAAGGGGCGGTATTCCATCATGTCAAAGCAACGAAATCAACCACGAAAGAAATGGTTCCAGCGAAAACGCATCTGGATTCCCCTTCTTTTCATCGCTTTCCTCTTTCTAGGCAACAGCTCTTATCTTGCAAAAGAGCCAGAAGGCGAGCCTTTTTTACTTGCTCACCGCGGGATGGCACAAACCTTTCATATGGAGAACATCACCAATGAAACTTGTACGGCGGAACGGATTTATCCACCGGAGCATCCGTACCTGGAAAATACGATTCCGTCCATGCAGGCAGCTTTTGATGCAGGTGCGGACGTCGTCGAGCTGGATGTACAATGGACCAAAGACAATCGATTCGCCGTGTTTCATGACTGGACGCTCGACTGTCGGACAAATGGCACCGGTGTCACGAGAGATTATACCTTGGCCGAATTACAACAACTCGACATTGGCTACCATTATACTGCGGATGAAGGGAAAACCTTCCCCTTCCGTGGAAAAGGGATTGGCATGATGCCCTCTCTCGATGATGTGCTACAAACATTCCCTAATCGCTCACTGCTTATCCATATCAAAAGTAATGACCCACTCGAAGGGAAAGCGTTGGCGGATGTTTTGGCGGCATTGCCTGCAAAACGAGTGGCACAGCTCTCTGTTTATGGCGGTGACAAACCAATCGAGACATTGAAACAACAACTGCCCCAGCTGCGTGTGATGTCTATGGCGACAATGAAAAGCTGCCTGATCCCGTACATAGCAGCAGGTTGGTCCGGATATGTACCAGAAGCCTGTGCACAAACCCAATTGCATATTCCCGATCAGATTGCCCCATGGCTCTGGGGTTGGCCGAATCGGTTCATGGCAAGAATGGAAGCAAAAGACACACGCGTGATCCTAGTCGCAGGCAGTGGAGATGTGTCGCAAGGCTTTGATGTTCCGACTGATTTAAATCGGGTGCCAGAAAGCTTTACAGGTGGAATATGGACGAACCGGATCGATCTGATTGGTCCAGCTTTTCACGAAAACGTAGAAAAATAATGAAACGGTTCTCAGACATATTCGTATATACTTATACGGAATAGACTTCCAACCTAACTAGGAGTGATTGATATGCTTAAGAAGCTTTTGAAAAATTTACTCGGTAATCACTCATCTTCGCATAAGTACCGGAAATACAGCAGCAGCGATTACAAACACCGCAGAAAGTATAGCTCTAGCAATCGGTACGGACATTCCCATTACGGCAGCTCTCATTATAAAAGAAAGCACTCCAGCCGTAGCTTCTTCAGCAGTTAAACAACTGTTTCACCAATGATTAGACAGCAAAACTCCGCTTATGCTAGCGGAGTTTTTTCATTATGCTCTCATGTCGCCTTTGAATCTACCCATAATAATGGTGTTGTAGTAATTGCCATCAGAAAGGACCTTGTCGTTTTTGAGTACCCCTTCGATTTCAAAACCAAACCGTTTGTACAACTCAATTGCCTTCTCATTCGTTTCCATTACATTCAACGTCATTTTGGTAATGTGGTTGGCGTCTGCCCAGGCAACCGATTCTTGCAAGAGATTCTTCCCAATGCCATAACCCCAGAACTCTTGTAAAACACATACACCAAACTCTACTTTGTGGGCAAATCTGTTTAAGTAAACGCCTGCACATCTGGAAAACCCGACAATCCGATCTTGAGTAACAGCCACTAAAAACAAATTTCTTGCACTTTCTGCATCCGTTTTGATGATGTGTTCGAATCCTTGCACATCGATGAAAGCCTCCCCTCTTTCTCTGTCCAAATTTTCAGTCTCACCATCGATTTGCAGTCGCAGTTCCGACATTTGTTGTGCATCTGTCTCCATTGCAGAGCGAATCGTGTAGGATAACCCGTTCACAGAAAGTAGTTGTTGGCTGATGATCATCATTTTCTCCTATTGGTAAAATTTTGGTCTTTCATCTTATCACAGGTAGGGGTCTTTGTGAATCTTCTCTATTTCTAAGGATAAAGAAAAAATCATATTGTGTTTACATAATATTTATTATGTCCATTTATACGACATACTGAGGATATGCTACAATAAGGAAAAGGAGCGTGTTCGCATGAATTTTTCCAAGTCATTTTATTATACGGTCGACCATTCCAAGGTAGAGGAATATAAGAAGATGCTCGATCTCATGAAAATCCCCTACATCGTGGAAGCACCGATTGTCTTGCTGAATCAAGGAGCGAATGAATACTCCTTCGTTTTTCCTAACATGTCAGGTCGCCTTTATGGAATGGTGAGCAAGTTATTTCAAGCGGATGGAAAGCCGTATTTGAAGAATGAAACATAGGCAAAAAAAAGGACCCAATGATTGGGTCAAAATAGGAAGTGGAGAGAATGCATGCTATGTTATATATTCTAACATCAAAAATTCGAATGTCAACCAAACTTTCGAATTTTCTGCGTTTTCATGTTAGGTTTTGTGACACATTCTCTTCTTTGTGCAAAGAAAGGAAAGAAGCCTTACGATGAGTCGATTTTCATGTAAGGTTTCTATACGTTCCCTTATGCATGTACATTGATAATTTTCTCCATCTCGATCCATTGACTACCCGTTTGGTTTGCTAATTGAACACGTCTCGCCTTTGGGTCTACCCATTTGACCACACCCCACATGCTACAGGTATTCCCCCGCTCCCCCTCAAAGGACACACACCAGCTCACATTCAAGGGGTAATTCTCTCTTGCAGAATCTCGCAGCATGTACATAAATGCCTCTCTTTCTTCGTTCGTTACTTCAAGATTGCCGTTAGCCACACCTTTCCACCCGCCTACCTACGAACATTTGTAATCCAGATACCCATCCTCTGTGGGAAATTGTATTTACATTATAGGGAATACGAACATAAGTTCGCAACCCTTTTTTCAATATTGTCCTGCCAAGTCGCACAAATTGCTTTATTTAGGAAGAATCTGTAAGAAAAAAGCCGTTTTCCCATTGGTCTTGGAAAACGGCTCTTGCTTTTAGCTTGATAGTTCCTGTGGTTGATGCTGCGGTCTTTTCTCGACCAGCTCCAAAAACTTTCCGAAGGTAGAAGCGAGTATTTGCTGAAAAAGCATACCGAGAACAACAGGAAGAGCAACTGGCGCCGGAAAGTACGTGATTGCCATAACTGCCCCTGCACTAATGTTTCGCATTCCACTGTTGAAGGTTAACGTGACAATCACATCACGTTCCCATCCGAATAGCCTTGCGATCCCCCATCCCATTACATAACCTGAAATGGCTACTACGAGTACGAGGACCGCCATTCCTACCAGTTTAGCATCCATCATATGAAAGTAAGATGAGACCATCGAGCTGTTGATGGCGACGACAACACCCATACCCATCTTGGAAAATGGCGCTAATTTTGGTGCCAGCGTTTTTTTGACGTTCCCTTTTGACAAATGATTGAGCAGCATTCCCACAAGAGATGGCAACACGATCATATAAAATAAACCCTTCATCAGCTCTGCCAAATCCATCTCGACGGTAGCCCCCAAAAACAAGGACATCCCCAACGGAACAATCAGTGGGGAGAGCATCGTATCCAACAAAATAATGGATAGCGTCAGTGCGATATTCCCGAAATAAATCGATGACCACAAAAAGCTCGTGATCCCTGTGGGAATTAAGGCAGCCAACAAGAAGCCCGTGATGACATGGATATCATCTGGATAAAACAACCGCGCCATCGACCAAGCAACAAGCGGCATTAGTGCATGGAGAATCAACAAGTTGACGATTAAGGGGAGCGGTCTGGTCAGTACTTTTGCAAATTCTTTAAATCCTGAACCCAGACTGCCGGTAAATGTCATGAAGGCAAACACCCAAGGAGACAAAAAAGCAAACGGTTGCAAATGTGTCCCGGCTATTACACCAATAGCAACACTACTCGGCGTTAGTATGGGCATGATTTTCTCAAGCAATCGATTCAGTTTGGCTAACCCGTTCATTTGATACACCTCAAGTCTCGTCCTTTGATGCTAGTGATGTGAGGTATGTTATCATGAACAGATTATTGTTACAAGACCAAAGTTCATTATTAGATTGCATACGCATCATTTATTCGCAATTTCACCTTGCATACTTTCGAGCATGGGAGTAAAGCCTATGACGGAAAGGAGGTATTTTATGAACGGAATGGATTGGGTAGAATTTATCCGAAAAACCGAAGATAAGATGTATCACCTCCATCGAGCAATAGATGGAATCTGCAATGATCCCGACTATAAGGAATCCGTTACGACCTTGACGGAAGTGGTAAGAGATTATCAAGTCCTTGTGGAAAAAGCCAAGGGTGAATTACGCGGCATCGACCTCCATCGAGATCGAGAACGCGCTCATCATTACGATCATGATCACCACTAGCTGATATAGACTCCCAGCCAGGGAGTCCTTCTTCGTTCGTTAATCACAGAATTTTCATTTCGTTTTAATCATTCCGTCAAAACAATCAACAAAAACCTCACTCTACCCATGCAGTGTGTGAGGTTTGGGAAATTGGCTAGCCCTTCATTTTCTTTTCCAATTCTTTTAAGGATTTCTTCTTCTGGCATGCCTCTTTTACATCGGTTGGCCACCGTTCGTCACTCAGCCTTTGCAAATCTTTTAATAATCGCTTGTCAGCTGTCACATGAATATTGGCATCTGGGAAGGCCTCTTTTAATTTCTTTCCGACTTCTTTTTGAATCGATTCCAGCTTGAACCGATTAAAATTCGTTACTTGAATAGCCACATCGAGCTCTTTATCGATTTGCACAACCACGATTTTGTCTATACCCTTCACGCTAGCCGTAATCGATCTCGCTCGCTCTTCCCATTGATAATGTCTGACGGGAACAGGCATGCACAACGGCTCCGCTTCCGCTTTTTGCTTCGTTTCTGTACCAGATTTCTTCGTTTCAGTACCAGATTGCTTCGTACATCCCGTTACGGTTAAAGCAAAAGCCAGTGTCAGCACCACGAAAGTTGCCCGCACACAAAACACCTCCTGACCAAAATCAACTGTTACTAGCTTGACCTTGAACGGAGGAAGTATGTAAAGAAAAAAAGCGGTGACTCCTCTGCATAATTTGAGTCACCGCGGACCCCAAGAACATTGCAAGTCCTATTTACAAGGATATTAAAAATCGCATCGAAACGCGATAGGAGATAACTGGATATAACACAGAACAAAAAAAAAATCCCAACCAACAAAAAGTGGTTGGGGCGTACGGGGTAGTACGCGTATGTCATACGTGAATGATATAATCATATAGGACTTGTTTTCTGTTGACAACGAGCAATAATAGGTACATTTACCTATAGATGGAATAAAAAAATGGCGCCGACTTAGACTGCCTCAATTAGTCGGACGCGTAGAATAGAATCCCCAAGGTTGGATTATACTAGCTAGCTTGGATTACTTTTCTATTATCATGAAAATTCAGCGTTCACGCTATGCGAAAATAATGGTAACAGGTGAAAATCTTACCTATAAAGCTTGATCGACCATAGAATCTCTCCGCTGAAATGTGTTCATTGTTACAAAAAAACCAACCAGATGTTGCTAATCGTGTTATGATATCCCTGTAAATTCTTGAGGAGTTGAGATCATGAATAAAGAGCAATGGACAGCGGTCGATCACTATTTTACGGATAAATTACTGGAAGCCGATTCCGTTCTAGACACAGTTCTTCAAGAGAACGCAGCTGCAGGCCTTCCAGCTATTGATGTGGCACCCAATCAAGGTAAATTCCTTCATCTGTTAGCACGGATTCAAAGCGCTCGTTCGATCTTGGAAATTGGCACTCTCGGTGGATACAGTACCATCTGGCTAGCCCGCGCACTCCCCGCTGATGGTCGTCTCATTACTCTTGAATATGATCCAAAGCATGCAGAAGTTGCACAAGCGAATATTACCCGCGCAGGACTGGATCAGATCGTAGAAGTGAAGGTCGGACTTGCCCTTGATTCTCTCATCCAACTGCACAAAGAAAATCAGGGCCCGTTTGATTTTATTTTTATCGATGCAGATAAAAAAGGAAACCCCGACTATTTCCAATGGGCATTAAAGCTCTCTCGCAAAGGTACTGTGATTATCACGGATAACGTTGTACGAAGTGGTCAAGTCGTGGACGAAACAAGCACGG
This genomic stretch from Brevibacillus brevis harbors:
- the mnmA gene encoding tRNA 2-thiouridine(34) synthase MnmA, producing the protein MKRPEDTRVVVGMSGGVDSSVTAYLLKQQGYDVIGIFMKNWDDTDEFGHCTAEEDFQDVRRVCEQIGIPYYTVNFEKEYMDKVFQYFLDEYKRGRTPNPDVMCNREIKFGELLAKVMDLGADYIATGHYAQVKYIDGEYKLIRGADNNKDQTYFLNVLGQEQLSKTMFPIGHLPKPQVREIAEKAGLYTAKKKDSTGICFIGERNFREFLQNYLPAKPGNIETVDGAVIGTHDGLMYYTLGQRQGLGIGGGHGTSGQPWFVVDKDLERNVLIVGEGSDHIRLYSKSLLATNVSWVSDKKPSETFSCTAKFRYRQPDQGVTVHLLEDGNVEVVFDQPQKAVTPGQAVVFYDGEVCLGGGTIDKVRLVDKEN
- the tlp gene encoding small acid-soluble spore protein Tlp, which produces MAKPDDRSDNAEKLQQMISNTEENIRESEDYLTAHAGEISAEEKSTLEAKNQRREESIEGYRAEIKDESSQA
- a CDS encoding DUF952 domain-containing protein; the encoded protein is MQDNIIYCMVPKAYWEKWMDKDHYLPRDYEQEGFIHATKGDELLEKVANRVYAQFDEELYVLVVDETKTTSEVKYEAAKDGLLYPHIYGPLNHDAIVDIKKMNRIDDQWRLGTSIR
- a CDS encoding glycerophosphodiester phosphodiesterase family protein, producing MSKQRNQPRKKWFQRKRIWIPLLFIAFLFLGNSSYLAKEPEGEPFLLAHRGMAQTFHMENITNETCTAERIYPPEHPYLENTIPSMQAAFDAGADVVELDVQWTKDNRFAVFHDWTLDCRTNGTGVTRDYTLAELQQLDIGYHYTADEGKTFPFRGKGIGMMPSLDDVLQTFPNRSLLIHIKSNDPLEGKALADVLAALPAKRVAQLSVYGGDKPIETLKQQLPQLRVMSMATMKSCLIPYIAAGWSGYVPEACAQTQLHIPDQIAPWLWGWPNRFMARMEAKDTRVILVAGSGDVSQGFDVPTDLNRVPESFTGGIWTNRIDLIGPAFHENVEK
- a CDS encoding GNAT family N-acetyltransferase, whose product is MIISQQLLSVNGLSYTIRSAMETDAQQMSELRLQIDGETENLDRERGEAFIDVQGFEHIIKTDAESARNLFLVAVTQDRIVGFSRCAGVYLNRFAHKVEFGVCVLQEFWGYGIGKNLLQESVAWADANHITKMTLNVMETNEKAIELYKRFGFEIEGVLKNDKVLSDGNYYNTIIMGRFKGDMRA
- a CDS encoding YolD-like family protein; this encodes MANGNLEVTNEEREAFMYMLRDSARENYPLNVSWCVSFEGERGNTCSMWGVVKWVDPKARRVQLANQTGSQWIEMEKIINVHA
- a CDS encoding bile acid:sodium symporter family protein, producing the protein MNGLAKLNRLLEKIMPILTPSSVAIGVIAGTHLQPFAFLSPWVFAFMTFTGSLGSGFKEFAKVLTRPLPLIVNLLILHALMPLVAWSMARLFYPDDIHVITGFLLAALIPTGITSFLWSSIYFGNIALTLSIILLDTMLSPLIVPLGMSLFLGATVEMDLAELMKGLFYMIVLPSLVGMLLNHLSKGNVKKTLAPKLAPFSKMGMGVVVAINSSMVSSYFHMMDAKLVGMAVLVLVVAISGYVMGWGIARLFGWERDVIVTLTFNSGMRNISAGAVMAITYFPAPVALPVVLGMLFQQILASTFGKFLELVEKRPQHQPQELSS
- a CDS encoding YhcN/YlaJ family sporulation lipoprotein is translated as MRATFVVLTLAFALTVTGCTKQSGTETKKSGTETKQKAEAEPLCMPVPVRHYQWEERARSITASVKGIDKIVVVQIDKELDVAIQVTNFNRFKLESIQKEVGKKLKEAFPDANIHVTADKRLLKDLQRLSDERWPTDVKEACQKKKSLKELEKKMKG
- a CDS encoding O-methyltransferase, with the protein product MNKEQWTAVDHYFTDKLLEADSVLDTVLQENAAAGLPAIDVAPNQGKFLHLLARIQSARSILEIGTLGGYSTIWLARALPADGRLITLEYDPKHAEVAQANITRAGLDQIVEVKVGLALDSLIQLHKENQGPFDFIFIDADKKGNPDYFQWALKLSRKGTVIITDNVVRSGQVVDETSTDPNIVGVRQFTDLVAEEQSVSGTVVQTVGSKGYDGFAIMLVTEEN